One window of Flavobacterium dauae genomic DNA carries:
- a CDS encoding catalase, with product MKKEKNIKSTHIDEHSVDNGNKVMTTNDGVPISDNNNTLKAGNRGPSLQQDHIYFDKLMHFDRERIPERVVHARGSAAHGIFETTADLSKYTTAKFLKKGTKTPVFTRFSTVAGFKGSTDLARDVRGFSVKFYTEEGNYDLVGNNIPVFFIQDAMNFPDLVHAVKPEPNNEMPQAASAHNTFWDFISLIPEAAHMTMWVMSDRAIPRSLRMMEGFGVHTFKFLNKEGKATFVKFHWKPRLGVHSVAWNEAQKISGFDADFHRRDLWEAIENDDYPQWDLGVQLVPEEDEMKFSFDLLDPTKIIPEELVPVKIIGTMTLNRNPENFFAETEQAAFDPGRLVPGIDVTDDPLLQGRIFSYMDTQNYRLGGPNFHELPINRPINGKHNNQKDGFARLDIPKGEVSYFPNSKAEGCPYHAMLKGETGFQSHQQKIEAHKVRERSDSFADHFTQARLFFDSQSPEEKEHIISALSFELSKVDDVDIRRRELAILHQIDSDLAKKVGNNLGLTPPKELDKLTLKFARQNHPDYPIKPKKPEIKKSEALSMKVKPGEGTISTRKVAFLVDDGVSKSSVDKMKKAIEREGAKAVLIASHVGTMKFKEGDTEEIDHSYLTDASVLYDAFYTPGGDSVKKLADNPDYIQFLNEGYRHCKAIAFAKDSEDLIQKTLINKDEGVILESNNNLTRDFINAMKSHRIWEREKPRKVPS from the coding sequence ATGAAAAAAGAAAAAAATATTAAATCAACCCACATTGATGAACATTCGGTTGATAATGGTAACAAGGTGATGACCACCAATGATGGTGTCCCAATAAGTGACAATAATAATACACTAAAAGCAGGAAATCGCGGACCGTCTTTGCAACAGGATCATATTTATTTTGACAAACTGATGCACTTCGACCGTGAACGCATTCCTGAGCGGGTGGTACACGCTCGTGGTTCTGCAGCTCACGGTATTTTTGAAACTACTGCCGATCTGTCGAAATATACAACAGCTAAATTTTTAAAAAAGGGAACTAAAACCCCCGTTTTTACCCGATTCTCTACAGTAGCAGGATTTAAAGGGTCTACAGATTTAGCAAGAGATGTGCGTGGTTTTTCAGTGAAGTTCTATACTGAAGAAGGTAATTATGATTTAGTAGGAAACAACATTCCTGTATTTTTTATTCAGGATGCGATGAATTTTCCTGATTTGGTACATGCCGTAAAGCCCGAACCAAACAACGAAATGCCGCAGGCTGCATCTGCCCATAATACATTTTGGGATTTTATTTCCCTAATACCTGAAGCGGCACATATGACGATGTGGGTAATGTCTGATCGGGCAATTCCAAGAAGTTTACGAATGATGGAAGGCTTTGGGGTTCATACTTTTAAATTTTTAAACAAAGAAGGTAAAGCGACTTTCGTGAAATTTCATTGGAAGCCCCGACTGGGGGTTCATTCCGTAGCATGGAACGAAGCACAGAAGATTTCAGGATTTGATGCGGATTTTCATCGTAGGGATTTGTGGGAAGCTATAGAAAACGATGATTACCCGCAATGGGACCTGGGTGTACAATTGGTTCCGGAAGAAGATGAGATGAAATTTTCTTTTGATCTTTTAGATCCTACCAAAATTATTCCTGAAGAACTGGTTCCCGTAAAAATTATCGGAACAATGACCTTGAACAGGAATCCTGAAAACTTCTTCGCAGAAACGGAGCAGGCAGCTTTTGATCCGGGACGTTTGGTACCGGGAATTGATGTTACCGATGATCCCCTTTTACAAGGACGAATTTTTTCCTATATGGATACACAAAATTACCGTTTAGGAGGTCCAAATTTTCATGAATTGCCCATCAACCGCCCAATTAACGGGAAACATAATAATCAGAAAGATGGCTTTGCCCGATTGGATATACCGAAAGGTGAAGTAAGTTATTTCCCAAACAGCAAAGCCGAAGGTTGCCCTTACCACGCCATGCTGAAAGGTGAAACAGGCTTCCAATCACATCAGCAGAAAATTGAAGCACATAAAGTAAGGGAACGTTCCGATTCTTTTGCCGATCATTTTACGCAAGCCCGTTTATTTTTTGATTCGCAAAGTCCTGAAGAGAAAGAGCATATTATTAGTGCATTGAGTTTTGAATTATCTAAAGTAGATGATGTAGATATTCGACGTAGAGAACTGGCTATTTTACATCAGATCGATTCTGACCTGGCTAAGAAAGTTGGAAACAATTTAGGCTTAACTCCTCCTAAAGAATTAGATAAGCTTACCTTAAAATTTGCCCGGCAAAACCATCCCGATTATCCTATCAAGCCCAAAAAGCCTGAAATAAAAAAATCGGAAGCTTTAAGTATGAAAGTAAAACCGGGAGAAGGAACAATTTCTACTAGAAAAGTAGCTTTTTTAGTAGATGACGGAGTAAGCAAATCCTCTGTTGATAAAATGAAAAAAGCAATAGAAAGAGAAGGTGCAAAAGCAGTACTTATTGCATCTCACGTAGGAACAATGAAATTTAAAGAAGGAGATACAGAAGAAATAGATCATTCTTATCTTACCGATGCCTCTGTCTTATATGATGCTTTTTATACTCCCGGTGGTGATTCAGTAAAGAAACTGGCTGATAATCCGGATTATATACAATTTTTAAATGAGGGATATCGCCACTGTAAAGCCATTGCGTTTGCTAAAGATTCCGAAGATTTAATACAAAAAACATTAATTAATAAGGATGAGGGAGTTATTTTGGAAAGTAATAATAATTTGACAAGAGACTTCATTAATGCAATGAAAAGTCACCGCATTTGGGAACGGGAAAAACCCAGAAAAGTTCCATCATAG
- the sbnA gene encoding 2,3-diaminopropionate biosynthesis protein SbnA: MMNHQQNIGIISCIGNTPLVRLKRLFNKSPVELYGKLEMFNPGGSIKDRTAHNILKSAMDKGIIHSNTTVIESTSGNMGIGLARVCHFFGLKLILVTDPHINEITVNILKTFNAEVVTVNQHDGKGGYLNTRLQKVQQLLTEIPDSFWPDQYHNMDNPLAHEQTFLEITSTLGKNPDYVFVSTSTCGTLRGLGDAIVKHKAETKIIAVDARGSVIFGDEPQKRIIPGMGASRASDFLIIDQVNKVLLISDKESVEGCHHLLKTESILAGGSSGAVVKAIEKIIYQLPENTTIVAIFADSGERYLKTIYSEEWIQQHFKT; the protein is encoded by the coding sequence ATGATGAATCACCAACAAAATATCGGAATCATATCCTGTATTGGGAATACTCCGCTCGTACGACTTAAGCGTTTATTCAATAAATCTCCGGTAGAATTATATGGTAAATTGGAAATGTTTAATCCGGGTGGAAGTATTAAAGACCGTACTGCTCACAATATATTAAAAAGCGCAATGGATAAGGGAATTATTCATTCGAATACTACAGTAATTGAATCCACCTCGGGCAATATGGGGATAGGCTTAGCAAGAGTTTGTCATTTTTTTGGATTAAAACTTATTTTGGTTACCGATCCCCATATTAATGAAATAACCGTGAATATTTTAAAAACCTTTAATGCAGAAGTTGTAACAGTTAATCAGCACGACGGCAAAGGTGGTTACCTGAATACCCGACTGCAGAAAGTACAGCAATTACTCACAGAAATCCCCGATAGCTTTTGGCCTGATCAATACCATAATATGGATAATCCTTTGGCACATGAACAAACTTTTTTGGAAATAACCAGTACTTTGGGTAAAAATCCTGATTATGTCTTTGTATCTACAAGTACCTGTGGTACTTTACGAGGGTTGGGAGATGCCATAGTAAAGCACAAGGCGGAAACTAAAATTATTGCAGTAGATGCACGAGGTAGTGTAATTTTTGGAGATGAACCCCAAAAAAGAATTATTCCCGGAATGGGAGCAAGTCGTGCGTCTGACTTTTTAATCATTGACCAAGTTAACAAAGTACTATTGATCTCGGATAAAGAATCAGTGGAAGGATGCCATCATTTACTAAAAACCGAAAGTATTTTGGCGGGCGGTTCATCGGGTGCTGTTGTGAAAGCTATTGAAAAAATCATATACCAACTCCCTGAAAACACAACAATTGTTGCCATTTTTGCAGACAGTGGCGAGCGTTATCTTAAAACAATTTATTCAGAAGAATGGATACAGCAACATTTTAAGACGTAA
- a CDS encoding endonuclease/exonuclease/phosphatase family protein, protein MVTTLIILSALLILISVLPFIQNQHWIFRVAEFIKLQLLPLQIIVFIIAFFYIKENSVLWFFQGVQLVLIGYHIYILMRYTKFWKTPIIKQTEKASDKIKIISCNIYQFNKEYNRFVDLINKEQPDIFLTMESNSNWEQAMRVLEEKYPNYEKVTLENTYGMHFYTKLKVNCLQTHYFVADDLPSIEAELETRDGHRFIFFGAHPPPPSPTEEENSKERDGDLLCIAKKVRDYKLPVLVTGDFNNVAWAKSSILFKKKSRLIDARIGRGILATFHTKYWFFRVPLDLLFHSPDIFIDKLFIYPSIGSDHFPIGCTFHIDKHSDEQEDLVKHLEKGEMQEVNELIKEGKKEESDNREDV, encoded by the coding sequence ATGGTAACTACTCTGATTATACTTTCTGCTTTGTTGATATTGATAAGTGTTTTACCATTTATACAAAACCAACATTGGATTTTTAGAGTTGCAGAATTTATAAAGCTTCAATTACTACCATTACAGATTATTGTCTTTATCATTGCTTTTTTCTATATAAAAGAGAACTCTGTATTATGGTTTTTTCAAGGAGTACAGCTCGTATTGATAGGCTATCACATTTATATTTTGATGCGATATACCAAATTCTGGAAGACGCCCATAATCAAACAAACCGAAAAAGCATCTGACAAGATAAAAATAATTTCCTGTAACATTTATCAGTTTAACAAGGAGTATAATCGCTTTGTAGATCTGATTAATAAAGAACAACCCGATATTTTTCTGACTATGGAGAGCAACAGCAATTGGGAACAAGCAATGCGTGTATTGGAAGAAAAATATCCAAACTACGAAAAAGTAACATTGGAAAATACTTATGGTATGCACTTTTATACCAAATTAAAAGTAAATTGTTTGCAAACTCATTATTTTGTAGCTGATGATCTGCCCAGTATTGAAGCAGAATTAGAAACAAGAGATGGGCATCGTTTTATATTTTTTGGTGCTCATCCACCACCTCCGAGCCCTACAGAAGAAGAAAATTCCAAAGAAAGAGATGGTGATTTGCTTTGCATTGCCAAAAAAGTACGTGATTACAAGCTACCTGTGTTGGTAACTGGTGATTTTAATAATGTAGCCTGGGCAAAATCGTCCATATTGTTCAAAAAAAAAAGCCGTTTGATTGATGCCCGCATCGGAAGAGGAATTCTTGCCACATTTCATACTAAATATTGGTTTTTCAGGGTTCCGTTAGATTTATTATTTCACAGTCCGGATATTTTTATAGATAAACTGTTTATTTATCCCTCCATAGGTTCCGATCATTTTCCTATTGGTTGCACTTTTCACATTGATAAACATTCTGATGAACAGGAAGATTTGGTAAAACATCTGGAAAAGGGTGAAATGCAGGAAGTCAACGAACTAATTAAAGAAGGCAAAAAGGAAGAAAGTGATAATCGAGAAGATGTATAG